Proteins encoded together in one Oryzias latipes chromosome 11, ASM223467v1 window:
- the LOC101162537 gene encoding serine/threonine-protein kinase Sgk1 isoform X1, producing MAVTEAGCDLTYCKMRGIAAVLAAFIKERKMGLNDFFQKLVSTPHICQHAEVNNFLKIDENQNEEDENDLLSESRMCLKSRSSLAEETQIKPSDFDYLKIIGKGSFGKVLLARHKETMAYYAVKVLQKKIILKKKEQQKHIMAERSVLMKNIKHPFLVGLHYSFQTTDKLYFVLDYVNGGELFYHLQRERVFLEPRARFYAAEISSALGYLHSLHIVYRDLKPENILLDSQGHIVLTDFGLCKEGLEADGTTSTFCGTPEYLAPEVLQKQAYDRTVDWWCLGSVLYEMLYGLPPFYSRNTAEMYNNILHKAPAMKPNVSNAGRELLEGLLQKERTKRLGAKDDFLELKYHSFFSPINWDDLMAKKITPPFIPSVSGPTDLRHFDPEFTQLPVSSSLCNDTLTVTSSVKEAAGAFPGFSYGPPAGHSFM from the exons ATGGCCGTGACTGAGGCTGGATGTGACCTGACTTACTGCAAGATGAGGGGGATAGCGGCTGTCCTTGCTG CTTTCATCAAGGAGAGGAAGATGGGCCTGAACGACTTCTTCCAAAAGCTGGTGTCCACCCCTCACATCTGCCAACA CGCTGAAGTCAACAACTTCCTGAAGATTGATGAGAACCAGAATGAGGAGGATGAAAACGATTTGCTCTCTGAAAGTCGG ATGTGCCTAAAGTCTCGCAGCTCGCTGGCAGAGGAAACTCA GATTAAACCTTCGGATTTTGACTACCTCAAGATCATCGGGAAAGGCAGCTTTGGAAAG GTGTTGCTGGCTCGACACAAGGAGACCATGGCGTACTACGCCGTGAAGGTGCTGCAGAAGAAGATCATCCTGAAGAAGAAAGAG CAGCAAAAGCACATCATGGCCGAGCGCAGCGTCCTCATGAAGAACATCAAGCATCCCTTCCTGGTGGGGCTTCATTACTCCTTCCAGACCACAGACAAGCTCTACTTTGTTTTGGACTACGTGAACGGCGGAGAG CTCTTCTACCACCTCCAGAGGGAGAGGGTCTTCCTGGAGCCTCGAGCTCGCTTCTATGCTGCTGAAATCTCAAGTGCTCTTGGCTACCTCCACTCTCTGCACATCGTTTACAG AGACCTGAAGCCTGAGAACATCCTGCTGGACTCACAGGGGCACATCGTTCTGACAGACTTTGGACTCTGCAAAGAGGGTCTTGAGGCCGATGGGACCACATCCACCTTCTGTGGGACACCTGAG TATTTGGCACCTGAGGTTCTACAGAAGCAAGCGTATGACCGCACAGTGGACTGGTGGTGTCTGGGATCGGTTCTCTACGAGATGCTCTATGGACTT CCTCCCTTCTATAGTCGGAACACAGCTGAGATGTACAACAACATCCTGCACAAAGCGCCGGCTATGAAGCCCAACGTGTCCAATGCCGGGAGGGAACTGCTGGAAGGGCTCCTGCAGAAGGAGCGTACCAAGAGGCTGGGAGCAAAGGACGACTTT CTTGAGCTCAAGTATCACTCCTTCTTCTCGCCCATAAACTGGGACGACCTGATGGCTAAGAAGATTACACCCCCGTTCATTCCTTCTGTG TCTGGACCCACAGACCTGCGACACTTTGACCCGGAATTCACCCAGCTGCCGGTGTCGTCGTCTCTGTGCAACGACACGCTAACCGTGACCAGCAGCGTCAAGGAGGCAGCCGGGGCCTTCCCGGGCTTCTCCTACGGGCCGCCGGCGGGCCACTCCTTCATGTGA
- the LOC101162537 gene encoding serine/threonine-protein kinase Sgk1 isoform X2 — translation MAVTEAGCDLTYCKMRGIAAVLAAFIKERKMGLNDFFQKLVSTPHICQHAEVNNFLKIDENQNEEDENDLLSESRMCLKSRSSLAEETQIKPSDFDYLKIIGKGSFGKVLLARHKETMAYYAVKVLQKKIILKKKEQKHIMAERSVLMKNIKHPFLVGLHYSFQTTDKLYFVLDYVNGGELFYHLQRERVFLEPRARFYAAEISSALGYLHSLHIVYRDLKPENILLDSQGHIVLTDFGLCKEGLEADGTTSTFCGTPEYLAPEVLQKQAYDRTVDWWCLGSVLYEMLYGLPPFYSRNTAEMYNNILHKAPAMKPNVSNAGRELLEGLLQKERTKRLGAKDDFLELKYHSFFSPINWDDLMAKKITPPFIPSVSGPTDLRHFDPEFTQLPVSSSLCNDTLTVTSSVKEAAGAFPGFSYGPPAGHSFM, via the exons ATGGCCGTGACTGAGGCTGGATGTGACCTGACTTACTGCAAGATGAGGGGGATAGCGGCTGTCCTTGCTG CTTTCATCAAGGAGAGGAAGATGGGCCTGAACGACTTCTTCCAAAAGCTGGTGTCCACCCCTCACATCTGCCAACA CGCTGAAGTCAACAACTTCCTGAAGATTGATGAGAACCAGAATGAGGAGGATGAAAACGATTTGCTCTCTGAAAGTCGG ATGTGCCTAAAGTCTCGCAGCTCGCTGGCAGAGGAAACTCA GATTAAACCTTCGGATTTTGACTACCTCAAGATCATCGGGAAAGGCAGCTTTGGAAAG GTGTTGCTGGCTCGACACAAGGAGACCATGGCGTACTACGCCGTGAAGGTGCTGCAGAAGAAGATCATCCTGAAGAAGAAAGAG CAAAAGCACATCATGGCCGAGCGCAGCGTCCTCATGAAGAACATCAAGCATCCCTTCCTGGTGGGGCTTCATTACTCCTTCCAGACCACAGACAAGCTCTACTTTGTTTTGGACTACGTGAACGGCGGAGAG CTCTTCTACCACCTCCAGAGGGAGAGGGTCTTCCTGGAGCCTCGAGCTCGCTTCTATGCTGCTGAAATCTCAAGTGCTCTTGGCTACCTCCACTCTCTGCACATCGTTTACAG AGACCTGAAGCCTGAGAACATCCTGCTGGACTCACAGGGGCACATCGTTCTGACAGACTTTGGACTCTGCAAAGAGGGTCTTGAGGCCGATGGGACCACATCCACCTTCTGTGGGACACCTGAG TATTTGGCACCTGAGGTTCTACAGAAGCAAGCGTATGACCGCACAGTGGACTGGTGGTGTCTGGGATCGGTTCTCTACGAGATGCTCTATGGACTT CCTCCCTTCTATAGTCGGAACACAGCTGAGATGTACAACAACATCCTGCACAAAGCGCCGGCTATGAAGCCCAACGTGTCCAATGCCGGGAGGGAACTGCTGGAAGGGCTCCTGCAGAAGGAGCGTACCAAGAGGCTGGGAGCAAAGGACGACTTT CTTGAGCTCAAGTATCACTCCTTCTTCTCGCCCATAAACTGGGACGACCTGATGGCTAAGAAGATTACACCCCCGTTCATTCCTTCTGTG TCTGGACCCACAGACCTGCGACACTTTGACCCGGAATTCACCCAGCTGCCGGTGTCGTCGTCTCTGTGCAACGACACGCTAACCGTGACCAGCAGCGTCAAGGAGGCAGCCGGGGCCTTCCCGGGCTTCTCCTACGGGCCGCCGGCGGGCCACTCCTTCATGTGA
- the LOC100049216 gene encoding eyes absent homolog 3 isoform X2, with the protein MDEEQPAKKVKVERDGGNSREQSHLGVGGSPPAALPSSEQAGSFGLEAGEQKLSSTDGTAENQTCGDGGNSFPHAGSESAAASEYSQQGYQASSPAVTSFSSQVAFPPLSQSSVYSGFPQSGQTYGLPPFGSSFTTSSVYSSMPSAVAVTAPTTAASLQEFSSFSHLGQNQFSQFYTSPPTHEHSAGVAGYSSVKSEEASPAGLPPRDASPLESVPAAAALPAGGRDQTELARRNSLGKAKGKNKKSETSPPANSDLERIFLWDLDETIIIFHSMLTGSYAQKFGKDPAPVLNLGLQMEELIFELADTHLFFNDLEECDQVHIEDVASDDTGQDLSNYNFLADGFNGPSSGATSGAATGVQGGVEWMRKLAFRYRRLKEIYNSYKGNVGALLSPVKRDLLLRLRSEIESITDAWLSTALKSLLLIQSRGRCVNVLVTTTQLVPALAKVLLYGLGEVFPIENIYSATKIGKESCFERIVSRFGKKVTYVVIGDGRDEEFAAKQHNMPFWRISAHGDLTSLHQALELDFL; encoded by the exons ATGGACGAGGAGCAGCCG GCAAAGAAGGTGAAGGTTGAGAGAGACGGCGGGAACAGCAGGGAGCAGAG TCACCTGGGGGTCGGCGGCAGCCCGCCAGCCGCTCTGCCGTCATCTGAGCAGGCCGGCTCCTTCGGGCTTGAAGCAG gtgagcaGAAGCTCTCGAGCACCGACGGCACCGCGGAAAACCAAACATGCGGCGATGGGGGGAACTCGTTTCCTCATGCAG GCTCTGAGTCAGCGGCTGCTTCTGAGTACAGCCAGCAAGGCTATCAGGCAAGCAG CCCCGCAGTGACGTCCTTCAGCAGCCAGGTGGCGTTCCCTCCCCTGTCCCAGTCCAGCGTGTACTCTGGCTTCCCCCAGAGCGGACAGACGTATGGCCTCCCGCCCTTTG GCTCCAGCTTCACCACCTCCAGCGTGTATTCCAGCATGCCCTCAGCCGTGGCCGTTACCGCCCCTACCACTGCGGCAAGCCTCCAG GAGTTCAGCAGTTTCAGCCATCTGGGACAGAACCAGTTCTCTCAGTTCTACACCAGTCCCCCCACCCACGAGCACAGCGCCGGTGTGGCCGGATACTCGTCCGTGAAGTCGGAGGAGGCGTCCCCGGCCGGTTTGCCTCCCAGAG ACGCGTCTCCACTAGAGAGCGTGCCGGCGGCCGCGGCGCTCCCTGCTGGAGGCAGAGACCAAACCGAACTCGCTCGCAGAAACTCGCTGGGCAAAGCCAAAGGGAAGAACAAGAAGAGTGAGACCTCGCCGCCTGCCAACAGCGACCTGGAG CGCATCTTTTTGTGGGACCTGGACGAAACCATCATTATCTTCCACTCCATGCTCACCGGCTCCTACGCTCAGAAGTTCGGGAAG GACCCGGCGCCGGTGCTGAATCTGGGCCTGCAGATGGAGGAGCTGATCTTCGAGCTGGCGGACACTCATCTGTTCTTCAATGACTTAGAG GAGTGCGATCAAGTCCACATTGAGGACGTGGCGTCCGATGACACAGGACAGGACCTGAG CAACTACAACTTCCTGGCTGATGGCTTCAACGGTCCCAGCAGCGGAGCGACGTCAGGAGCCGCCACGGGGGTCCAGGGAGGAGTGGAGTGGATGCGTAAACTGGCCTTCCGCTACCGGCGGCTAAAAGAGATCTACAACAGCTACAAAGGAAATGTAGGAG CGTTGCTGAGTCCCGTGAAGAGGGACCTGCTCCTCAGACTTCGCTCAGAGATCGAGAGCATCACAGACGCCTGGCTTAGCACGGCGCTCAAGTCTCTCCTGCTCATCCAGTCCAG GGGGCGGTGTGTGAACGTGCTGGTTACCACCACGCAGCTGGTTCCAGCTCTGGCCAAAGTGCTGCTCTACGGCCTGGGAGAAGTCTTCCCCATCGAGAACATCTACAGCGCCACTAAAATAG GTAAGGAGAGCTGCTTTGAAAGAATCGTGTCCCGCTTTGGGAAGAAGGTGACCTACGTGGTGATCGGGGATGGCCGAGATGAGGAGTTTGCAGCAAAACAA CACAACATGCCTTTCTGGAGGATCTCCGCACACGGCGACCTCACATCCCTCCATCAGGCTCTGGAACTGGACTTCCTGTAG
- the LOC100049216 gene encoding eyes absent homolog 3 isoform X1, which yields MDEEQPAKKVKVERDGGNSREQSHLGVGGSPPAALPSSEQAGSFGLEAGEQKLSSTDGTAENQTCGDGGNSFPHAGSESAAASEYSQQGYQASSPAVTSFSSQVAFPPLSQSSVYSGFPQSGQTYGLPPFGALWPGIKTETGLPEAPSGGQPGFLSYSTAYTSTQPSALHYSYPSQGSSFTTSSVYSSMPSAVAVTAPTTAASLQEFSSFSHLGQNQFSQFYTSPPTHEHSAGVAGYSSVKSEEASPAGLPPRDASPLESVPAAAALPAGGRDQTELARRNSLGKAKGKNKKSETSPPANSDLERIFLWDLDETIIIFHSMLTGSYAQKFGKDPAPVLNLGLQMEELIFELADTHLFFNDLEECDQVHIEDVASDDTGQDLSNYNFLADGFNGPSSGATSGAATGVQGGVEWMRKLAFRYRRLKEIYNSYKGNVGALLSPVKRDLLLRLRSEIESITDAWLSTALKSLLLIQSRGRCVNVLVTTTQLVPALAKVLLYGLGEVFPIENIYSATKIGKESCFERIVSRFGKKVTYVVIGDGRDEEFAAKQHNMPFWRISAHGDLTSLHQALELDFL from the exons ATGGACGAGGAGCAGCCG GCAAAGAAGGTGAAGGTTGAGAGAGACGGCGGGAACAGCAGGGAGCAGAG TCACCTGGGGGTCGGCGGCAGCCCGCCAGCCGCTCTGCCGTCATCTGAGCAGGCCGGCTCCTTCGGGCTTGAAGCAG gtgagcaGAAGCTCTCGAGCACCGACGGCACCGCGGAAAACCAAACATGCGGCGATGGGGGGAACTCGTTTCCTCATGCAG GCTCTGAGTCAGCGGCTGCTTCTGAGTACAGCCAGCAAGGCTATCAGGCAAGCAG CCCCGCAGTGACGTCCTTCAGCAGCCAGGTGGCGTTCCCTCCCCTGTCCCAGTCCAGCGTGTACTCTGGCTTCCCCCAGAGCGGACAGACGTATGGCCTCCCGCCCTTTG GTGCTTTGTGGCCAGGCATTAAAACTGAGACTGGTTTACCCGAGGCGCCCTCTGGTGGTCAGCCCGGGTTTCTCAGTTACAGCACCGCATATACCTCAACACAGCCCAGCGCGCTGCACTACTCATACCCGAGCCAAG GCTCCAGCTTCACCACCTCCAGCGTGTATTCCAGCATGCCCTCAGCCGTGGCCGTTACCGCCCCTACCACTGCGGCAAGCCTCCAG GAGTTCAGCAGTTTCAGCCATCTGGGACAGAACCAGTTCTCTCAGTTCTACACCAGTCCCCCCACCCACGAGCACAGCGCCGGTGTGGCCGGATACTCGTCCGTGAAGTCGGAGGAGGCGTCCCCGGCCGGTTTGCCTCCCAGAG ACGCGTCTCCACTAGAGAGCGTGCCGGCGGCCGCGGCGCTCCCTGCTGGAGGCAGAGACCAAACCGAACTCGCTCGCAGAAACTCGCTGGGCAAAGCCAAAGGGAAGAACAAGAAGAGTGAGACCTCGCCGCCTGCCAACAGCGACCTGGAG CGCATCTTTTTGTGGGACCTGGACGAAACCATCATTATCTTCCACTCCATGCTCACCGGCTCCTACGCTCAGAAGTTCGGGAAG GACCCGGCGCCGGTGCTGAATCTGGGCCTGCAGATGGAGGAGCTGATCTTCGAGCTGGCGGACACTCATCTGTTCTTCAATGACTTAGAG GAGTGCGATCAAGTCCACATTGAGGACGTGGCGTCCGATGACACAGGACAGGACCTGAG CAACTACAACTTCCTGGCTGATGGCTTCAACGGTCCCAGCAGCGGAGCGACGTCAGGAGCCGCCACGGGGGTCCAGGGAGGAGTGGAGTGGATGCGTAAACTGGCCTTCCGCTACCGGCGGCTAAAAGAGATCTACAACAGCTACAAAGGAAATGTAGGAG CGTTGCTGAGTCCCGTGAAGAGGGACCTGCTCCTCAGACTTCGCTCAGAGATCGAGAGCATCACAGACGCCTGGCTTAGCACGGCGCTCAAGTCTCTCCTGCTCATCCAGTCCAG GGGGCGGTGTGTGAACGTGCTGGTTACCACCACGCAGCTGGTTCCAGCTCTGGCCAAAGTGCTGCTCTACGGCCTGGGAGAAGTCTTCCCCATCGAGAACATCTACAGCGCCACTAAAATAG GTAAGGAGAGCTGCTTTGAAAGAATCGTGTCCCGCTTTGGGAAGAAGGTGACCTACGTGGTGATCGGGGATGGCCGAGATGAGGAGTTTGCAGCAAAACAA CACAACATGCCTTTCTGGAGGATCTCCGCACACGGCGACCTCACATCCCTCCATCAGGCTCTGGAACTGGACTTCCTGTAG
- the LOC101167883 gene encoding XK-related protein 8 isoform X2, translating into MAVFTFSPLDFVFSCLGLPLFLADVVLDVLAVIDFYKEEAWVRLSVLLLLLVGSSVLIQVYSWKWYIGDGLDLKTRVESALKKGLKTLHVLQLGIYVRHLGVLEKSVSGFCGKGSDSQNSKDVAVELSHDLCMLHLIETFSESAPQIVLWLTIILQDGKLDVISAVAFCVTTYHRSLRSFLKDSNQLSIISSIIHFLWNLLLLLSRLTALALFASVLPCFIFTHVFCCWMVFVLFAWRAQTDFMDDPWGERLYRATVALIWYFDWFNVFKKRTKKSALLYHSFILLDTCMLCGLWFWRMNTHPPQFVIPRPYADVMASSVVAVYILGLMVKALYYRFFHPKHNQDNLRGEDQNEVSGQNNDTRRERDETDGTMMMRMMVSSPAPLRQTQNGKKRMRMLAENFYS; encoded by the exons ATGGCCGTGTTCACCTTCTCCCCGCTTGACTTTGTCTTCTCGTGCTTGGGTCTGCCGCTTTTTCTAGCCGACGTCGTTCTGGACGTCTTAGCCGTAATTGACTTCTACAAGGAGGAAGCTTGGGTGCGCCTGtcagttctgctgctgctgctcgtgGGCTCCTCGGTTCTGATCCAAGTCTACAGCTGGAAGTGGTACATCGGCGACGGATTGGACTTGAAGACCCGCGTGGAGAGCGCGCTGAAGAAGGGGCTGAAGACGCTGCATGTACTGCAGCTGGGGATCTACGTACG GCACCTGGGCGTCCTGGAGAAGTCTGTGTCAGGGTTCTGCGGTAAAGGCTCGGACAGTCAAAACAGTAAAGATGTGGCGGTGGAGCTAAGCCACGATCTGTGCATGCTTCACTTGATCGAGACCTTCTCTGAAAGCGCCCCCCAGATCGTCCTCTGGCTCACCATCATCCTCCAGGATGGCAAGCTGGATGTTATCTCAG CCGTGGCCTTCTGTGTGACTACATACCACCGCAGCCTGCGCTCCTTCTTGAAGGACTCAAACCAGCTGTCCATcatctcctccatcatccaCTTCCTGTGGAacctgctcctgctcctctccCGCCTCACGGCTCTGGCGCTCTTCGCCTCAGTGCTCCCCTGCTTCATCTTCACCCACGTCTTCTGCTGCTGGATGGTCTTTGTCCTGTTTGCCTGGCGGGCCCAGACTGACTTCATGGACgacccctggggggagcggctGTACAGAGCCACCGTCGCCCTCATCTGGTACTTTGACTGGTTCAACGTGTTCAAAAAGAGGACGAAGAAGAGCGCCCTGCTATACCACAGCTTCATCCTGCTGGACACCTGCATGCTCTGCGGCCTGTGGTTCTGGAGGATGAACACCCACCCACCTCAATTCGTGATCCCGCGGCCGTACGCCGATGTCATGGCGAGCAGCGTGGTTGCAGTTTACATTCTTGGCCTCATGGTCAAGGCCCTTTACTACAGGTTCTTCCATCCTAAACACAATCAAGACAACTTGAGGGGGGAGGACCAAAATGAAGTCAGTGGACAAAACAATGACACTCGGAGGGAAAGGGACGAAACGGATGGAAccatgatgatgaggatgatggtATCCTCTCCTGCTCCACTTCGTCAAACACAGAATGGCAAAAAAAGAATGAGGATGCTCGCAGAGAACTTTTACTCCTGA
- the LOC101167883 gene encoding XK-related protein 8 isoform X3, with protein MYCSWGSTYGDVFLGSSRHLGVLEKSVSGFCGKGSDSQNSKDVAVELSHDLCMLHLIETFSESAPQIVLWLTIILQDGKLDVISVLKVLCSIAAVAFCVTTYHRSLRSFLKDSNQLSIISSIIHFLWNLLLLLSRLTALALFASVLPCFIFTHVFCCWMVFVLFAWRAQTDFMDDPWGERLYRATVALIWYFDWFNVFKKRTKKSALLYHSFILLDTCMLCGLWFWRMNTHPPQFVIPRPYADVMASSVVAVYILGLMVKALYYRFFHPKHNQDNLRGEDQNEVSGQNNDTRRERDETDGTMMMRMMVSSPAPLRQTQNGKKRMRMLAENFYS; from the exons ATGTACTGCAGCTGGGGATCTACGTACG GTGATGTGTTTCTTGGGTCCTCCAGGCACCTGGGCGTCCTGGAGAAGTCTGTGTCAGGGTTCTGCGGTAAAGGCTCGGACAGTCAAAACAGTAAAGATGTGGCGGTGGAGCTAAGCCACGATCTGTGCATGCTTCACTTGATCGAGACCTTCTCTGAAAGCGCCCCCCAGATCGTCCTCTGGCTCACCATCATCCTCCAGGATGGCAAGCTGGATGTTATCTCAG TGCTAAAGGTCTTGTGCTCGATTGCAGCCGTGGCCTTCTGTGTGACTACATACCACCGCAGCCTGCGCTCCTTCTTGAAGGACTCAAACCAGCTGTCCATcatctcctccatcatccaCTTCCTGTGGAacctgctcctgctcctctccCGCCTCACGGCTCTGGCGCTCTTCGCCTCAGTGCTCCCCTGCTTCATCTTCACCCACGTCTTCTGCTGCTGGATGGTCTTTGTCCTGTTTGCCTGGCGGGCCCAGACTGACTTCATGGACgacccctggggggagcggctGTACAGAGCCACCGTCGCCCTCATCTGGTACTTTGACTGGTTCAACGTGTTCAAAAAGAGGACGAAGAAGAGCGCCCTGCTATACCACAGCTTCATCCTGCTGGACACCTGCATGCTCTGCGGCCTGTGGTTCTGGAGGATGAACACCCACCCACCTCAATTCGTGATCCCGCGGCCGTACGCCGATGTCATGGCGAGCAGCGTGGTTGCAGTTTACATTCTTGGCCTCATGGTCAAGGCCCTTTACTACAGGTTCTTCCATCCTAAACACAATCAAGACAACTTGAGGGGGGAGGACCAAAATGAAGTCAGTGGACAAAACAATGACACTCGGAGGGAAAGGGACGAAACGGATGGAAccatgatgatgaggatgatggtATCCTCTCCTGCTCCACTTCGTCAAACACAGAATGGCAAAAAAAGAATGAGGATGCTCGCAGAGAACTTTTACTCCTGA
- the LOC101167883 gene encoding XK-related protein 8 isoform X1 — MAVFTFSPLDFVFSCLGLPLFLADVVLDVLAVIDFYKEEAWVRLSVLLLLLVGSSVLIQVYSWKWYIGDGLDLKTRVESALKKGLKTLHVLQLGIYVRHLGVLEKSVSGFCGKGSDSQNSKDVAVELSHDLCMLHLIETFSESAPQIVLWLTIILQDGKLDVISVLKVLCSIAAVAFCVTTYHRSLRSFLKDSNQLSIISSIIHFLWNLLLLLSRLTALALFASVLPCFIFTHVFCCWMVFVLFAWRAQTDFMDDPWGERLYRATVALIWYFDWFNVFKKRTKKSALLYHSFILLDTCMLCGLWFWRMNTHPPQFVIPRPYADVMASSVVAVYILGLMVKALYYRFFHPKHNQDNLRGEDQNEVSGQNNDTRRERDETDGTMMMRMMVSSPAPLRQTQNGKKRMRMLAENFYS, encoded by the exons ATGGCCGTGTTCACCTTCTCCCCGCTTGACTTTGTCTTCTCGTGCTTGGGTCTGCCGCTTTTTCTAGCCGACGTCGTTCTGGACGTCTTAGCCGTAATTGACTTCTACAAGGAGGAAGCTTGGGTGCGCCTGtcagttctgctgctgctgctcgtgGGCTCCTCGGTTCTGATCCAAGTCTACAGCTGGAAGTGGTACATCGGCGACGGATTGGACTTGAAGACCCGCGTGGAGAGCGCGCTGAAGAAGGGGCTGAAGACGCTGCATGTACTGCAGCTGGGGATCTACGTACG GCACCTGGGCGTCCTGGAGAAGTCTGTGTCAGGGTTCTGCGGTAAAGGCTCGGACAGTCAAAACAGTAAAGATGTGGCGGTGGAGCTAAGCCACGATCTGTGCATGCTTCACTTGATCGAGACCTTCTCTGAAAGCGCCCCCCAGATCGTCCTCTGGCTCACCATCATCCTCCAGGATGGCAAGCTGGATGTTATCTCAG TGCTAAAGGTCTTGTGCTCGATTGCAGCCGTGGCCTTCTGTGTGACTACATACCACCGCAGCCTGCGCTCCTTCTTGAAGGACTCAAACCAGCTGTCCATcatctcctccatcatccaCTTCCTGTGGAacctgctcctgctcctctccCGCCTCACGGCTCTGGCGCTCTTCGCCTCAGTGCTCCCCTGCTTCATCTTCACCCACGTCTTCTGCTGCTGGATGGTCTTTGTCCTGTTTGCCTGGCGGGCCCAGACTGACTTCATGGACgacccctggggggagcggctGTACAGAGCCACCGTCGCCCTCATCTGGTACTTTGACTGGTTCAACGTGTTCAAAAAGAGGACGAAGAAGAGCGCCCTGCTATACCACAGCTTCATCCTGCTGGACACCTGCATGCTCTGCGGCCTGTGGTTCTGGAGGATGAACACCCACCCACCTCAATTCGTGATCCCGCGGCCGTACGCCGATGTCATGGCGAGCAGCGTGGTTGCAGTTTACATTCTTGGCCTCATGGTCAAGGCCCTTTACTACAGGTTCTTCCATCCTAAACACAATCAAGACAACTTGAGGGGGGAGGACCAAAATGAAGTCAGTGGACAAAACAATGACACTCGGAGGGAAAGGGACGAAACGGATGGAAccatgatgatgaggatgatggtATCCTCTCCTGCTCCACTTCGTCAAACACAGAATGGCAAAAAAAGAATGAGGATGCTCGCAGAGAACTTTTACTCCTGA